TTTAAATGTCTTTTTCTCCGATTTTTCAAGTACTAAACCGCATACAAAAGCTGCGCAAACAAATCCTATGAGGTAACCGAAGCTGGGTCTTAAAACATAATTGATACCTCCCCCTGCAGCAAAAATAGGAAAGCCGAACAGTCCGAGCAAAACATATATTGTAACCGACAGCATTCCAAGTCTGCTTCCGAGAAGTATGCCTGCCAAGAGGACAAATAAGAACTGCAAAGTAAAATAATCCATATACAAAACGGGTATTCGTATAAAAGCCCCCGCAGCCACCAAAGCTGTAAACAGTGAACATATGACCAAATCTTTTGTCTTTATATTTTTCATTTATATTCTCCTTAATGATTTTTGGGAAATTATATCA
The DNA window shown above is from Anaerofustis stercorihominis DSM 17244 and carries:
- a CDS encoding biotin transporter BioY, whose amino-acid sequence is MKNIKTKDLVICSLFTALVAAGAFIRIPVLYMDYFTLQFLFVLLAGILLGSRLGMLSVTIYVLLGLFGFPIFAAGGGINYVLRPSFGYLIGFVCAAFVCGLVLEKSEKKTFKSYLISAFAGFMVTYLIGLGYKYIMLNFFVGEPVSFLIVLASCFPLDIPGDILLCFISAVLGKKLVPIVRRNSYAVK